A window of the Ostrea edulis chromosome 1, xbOstEdul1.1, whole genome shotgun sequence genome harbors these coding sequences:
- the LOC125664889 gene encoding uncharacterized protein LOC125664889: protein MKMKKTIGEKLRKIAKPKDKDLIVKRGVSKHPIEKRNHDRIHRCLSQIRSAVRGTKDNAKNVSVMVEESKGNLYQGRKSKTNDTKKSEMKTNNFTPKQQSRGMKDIFKSFKNLRSRSNIKGCSYKHLPKTPQQHNNMELLTAYSPPRNELPRQMAQRRLFSRASSDLDNSVLSSRQYTLSTLMCPDTTVYSHPQPVFMDYDTNMSFSRLSSTPLTARIGSPRFASTPTSDQYGSIISRIDHVLESSANQCSKIFETGHSSKLRMALEPLFQDSYVAAVDIWRPWM from the exons ATGAAAATGAAGAAGACAATCGGAGAAAAACTCCGGAAAATAGCGAAACCAAAGGACAAAGACCTTATCGTAAAGAGAGGG GTCAGTAAACACCCCATTGAAAAGAGGAACCATGACCgcatccacaggtgcttgtcGCAGATCAGATCGGCAGTGAGGGGCACAAAAGAT AATGCTAAAAATGTGTCGGTCATGGTGGAGGAAAGTAAAGGAAATTTGTATCAAGGAAGGAAATCAAAAACGAATG ACACCAAGAAGAGTGAAATGAAAACGAACAACTTTACACCTAAGCAGCAGTCACGTGGAATGAAGGACATATTCAAAAGTTTCAAGAATCTGAGAAGCAGATCAAACATTAAGGGATGTTCATACAAACACCTTCCGAAGACGCCACAGCAACACAACAACATGGAACTGCTTACAGCGTATTCTCCGCCGAGAAATGAACTGCCTAGACAGATGGCTCAGAGAAGACTGTTCAGCCGAGCGAGCTCCGACTTGGACAATTCAGTGCTTAGTTCTCGTCAGTACACATTGTCAACCCTGATGTGTCCAGACACAACTGTCTACAGCCACCCACAACCGGTTTTTATGGACTACGACACCAATATGTCTTTCTCACGTCTGTCTTCAACACCGCTTACAGCTAGAATTGGCAGTCCTCGCTTTGCTTCGACACCAACATCAGATCAATATGGCAGCATCATCTCTAGAATTGATCACGTGCTCGAGTCGTCAGCCAATCAATGTTCGAAGATATTTGAAACTGGACACAGTAGTAAGTTAAGAATGGCATTAGAACCCTTATTTCAGGATAGCTATGTGGCAGCTGTTGATATATGGCGCCCTTGGATGTGA